One part of the Diadema setosum chromosome 6, eeDiaSeto1, whole genome shotgun sequence genome encodes these proteins:
- the LOC140229478 gene encoding uncharacterized protein, producing MKTSSGFNVLVLALVTLVLVAEATFDLDTLLGIEEPYDDDFDRDLGGGWDDIQYKRGVGTQKFIACFHPLLRTKCFCDVTKPKFSRKYFYYCRGARRHSELRPV from the exons ATGAAGACGAGCAGTGGATTCAACGTCCTAGTGCTGGCACTGGTGACCCTTGTACTCGTAGCGGAagcgacctttgaccttgacacACTCCTGGGGATCGAGGAGCCATATGATGATGACTTTGATCGAGATTTGGGGGGCGGTTGGGACGACATTCAGTACAAGAGAGGAGTTGGCACGCAAAAGTTCATTG CCTGTTTCCACCCACTCCTCCGAACCAAATgcttttgtgacgtcacaaagccTAAATTCAGCCGGAAATATTTTTACTACTGTAGAG GTGCCAGACGTCACAGCGAACTTCGCCCAGTTTAA
- the LOC140230116 gene encoding uncharacterized protein — protein MIMLAADHVEHNISSKMASKLVLAFVLAACLVLTVADFVDDMDFEIADEEGFDAYKRDPVAALLQEFEQDEELEKRGTGTGRFFLCRQPMTKAVCKCDKTMRRQSPGYRRFCRMV, from the exons ATGATAATGCTTGCTGCAGATCACGTTGAACACAAT ATTTCAAGCAAGATGGCTTCCAAACTGGTTCTCGCCTTCGTTCTTGCTGCCTGCCTGGTCCTCACGGTAGCCGATTTCGTCGACGACATGGACTTCGAGATCGCCGATGAAGAGGGCTTCGATGCGTACAAGAGGGACCCGGTGGCCGCCCTCCTTCAGGAGTTCGAGCAGGACGAGGAGCTGGAAAAGAGGGGCACTGGGACGGGGCGATTCTTTC TGTGCCGTCAACCCATGACGAAGGCCGTGTGCAAATGTGACAAGACCATGAGGAGGCAGTCCCCTGGCTACAGGAGGTTTTGCAGAATGG TGTAA